The genomic segment TCGTCAGATCATAAGCCGGCACGGCGGCGCGAAAGCGATCCAGCCAGGCGACGAGGGTCGGTTGCGTGGCGCGCCAATCGACCTGTTTGCGGAAGTCGAGATAACCGAGCGCGCAGGCCAGCGCGAGGGTGCCGACAGTGAAGTGGGTCGGATCAGGCGGTGCGGTCGCGAACGCTTCAAGGCCACGTTCGATCTTGCCGCGCTGATAGGCAAGCCAGGGCTCGTGATGGATTTCCGCCGGCCGATGCCGCCCTTCGTAGACGACGAGCACGCCGGCATCGAGGATGCCGTCGCCGAGCGCCTGCAGGGTGAGGGCGTCGAGACGCTTGTCCCAATCCTTCGGCAGCAGGCGGTCGCCACCGGCCAGATGATCGAGATATTCGAGGATGACGCGGCTGTCATAAAGGCGACGTCCGTTGTCGAGCCGCAGAACCGGGATTTTGCGCAGCGGATTGTCAGGACCGATGGATTCGACCGCATTCAGGGCGTCGACCGTGACGAGGCTGATCTGGCTGTCGAGTTTCAAATGTTGCGCGGCTATCCGGACCTTGCGGACGAAGGGCGAACTCGTTGTACCGCGTAACAGCATATAATTCTCTCCCATTACCCTGCTTGTATTACTCTGCTAGCGGCCTTCGTTCTTGCGCATCCAAGACACCAGAAAGGGCAGGCAGAGGCTGATCAAAAAATAACGCGCCAGGTGATGGGCGGCGACAAACACGGGGTCGACACCGAGAACCAAGGCGAGCACGACCATAACCTCCTGGCTACCCGGTGCATAGCCGATGAGGGCGGCGCCGAAGGGCACACCGAGAAGATGCGTCGCCATCGTGGCGAAGAGCATCGACACCGCCAGCATGGCGGCCAGCGCCATGACGGTGCCGAGGCAGATGCGGGCGAACAGGCTCCAATCGAAATCGACGAAGCGGGAACCGACCCAGGCGCCGAGCAGGCACTGGCCGATGTTCATCAACCACGATGGCGAGCGCCCAGGCGCGATGCCGAAATAATGCAGCATGCCCGACGCGATCATCGAGCCGAGGATCATGCCGCCGGTGATATTGAAATAAGCGAAAAGACCGCCGACGGCGAAACCAGCCCCAAGCGACAAGGCGATGGCTAGGGGCGGATCGATGGTGAGCGTGGCGAGTGCGGCGAAATCGCCGCCGACTTCGTGAACGATGATCCACGGCAGGACGGTGGCCAGAAAAATGACGCGCGACATCTGCACCACGGCGATGCGTGCCGCGTCGGCGCCCATGCTCATCGACACGGAGACGATGTAGCTCATCGAGCCCGGCACCGAAGCGAGCATGGCCATCGAGCGGGGCCAGCCCATCAGCCAGACCCAGACGGCGGTGGAGGCCAGCGTCATCATCACCACGCAGATGGCCATCAGGGCGATGCTCGCCGGATAGGCGGCGATATGGGAAAACGTGTCGGGGCCGACGACGGAGCCGATGGCCGTGCCGATGACGCCCATGGCGAGATAGCGCAGCGGCGCGCTGATGCTGGTGGCCCAGCCGACGACCGACAGAAGTGCGACCGCCACAACCGAGCCCGACATGGCGCCGCCGGGCACGTTCAGCCAGGCGAAAGTCAGGCCGCCCAGCGCGCCGACGGCGACGGTGAAGGCCTCGCCCAGAATGCCGGGCGCGGTGTAGTCGGACCTTTTTCCTGCTGTCATTGTCTGTTGGGGGCTGAGGTGTATTGAGGGCGGCGGGGCTTGTTTGAGCGCCGCGCTCCTGTCGCATGGGGATGGCGGGGCGGCAAGTCTTGGTTGTTATCAAGTCTTGACCAGCCTGGGTCGTTATCCACTCCGGCCGTTTCCAAATTCCGACGCGGCGTTCTAACCTGCGTTAAATTTCATCTTGAGAGATTTTCAATGACCGAACCGCGTTCTGATGCCGAACCGCATTCCATTGCCGAAGCACCTGCCCATCGGGCCACCGCCATGCGCGGGCGCGACCGCCATGAGGATCACCGGACGGCGACGCCGCTGGAACTCCTGTTCGATCTCACCTTCGTCATTGCTTTCGGCATCGCCTCGGCGCAATTCGCCCATCAATTGGCGGAGGGGCACTACCAGGCCGGATTGATCGGCTTTTCCTTCGCCATGTTTGCCGTGTGCTGGGCCTGGGTCAATTTCTCCTGGTTCGCGTCCGCCTATGACAACGACGACTGGATCTTCCGTGTCACGACGATGGTGCAGATGGCCGGCGTGCTCATCCTGGCGCTCGGCTTGCCGCGGATGTTCAAATCCATCGACGGCGGACCCTATCTCGACAATATGATCATGGTGTTTGGCTATGTGGTGATGCGGCTGGCGATGGTGTTCCAGTGGCTGCGCGCCGCGACGCAGGATCCGGCCCGCCGCAAGATCTGTCTGATCTACGCGGTGAGCATCATCGTGGCGCAGATCGGCTGGGTGATCCAGGCGATCGCCGATATTTCCGTGCTGCAGTCATTCCTCTGTGGCGTGCCGCTGATTGCCATCGAACTTTTAGGGCCGGTGCTCGCCGAACGACGGGAAGGCGGGACGCCCTGGCACGCGCACCATATCGCCGAGCGCTACGGCCTGTTGGCTATCATCGCGCTGGGTGAAGGGGTGGTCGGCACGGTGGCGACGATCTCGGCCATCGTCGAACAGCAGGGCTGGAGCATTGACGCAGTGCTGATTTGCCTCGCCGGCACCGGCCTGACCTTCGGCATGTGGTGGGTCTATTTCACCATTCCGTCCGCACAGGTTCTGCACGCGCATCGGGAGCGCTGCTTCGTGTGGGGCTATGGCCATATGTTCATCTTCGCCGCTATTGCCGCCACGGGCGCCGGCCTGCATGTGGCTGGGCTGTATATCGAGCATAAGGCGCATATCAGTGCGCTGGCGACAATGATGACGGTGGCCGTCCCCGTCGGGCTTTATCTGCTGATGCTTTATCTCCTCTACACCTATCTGATGCAGGAGTTCGATCGCTTTCACTTTGGGCTGATCGCCGGCACGGCTGTCGTGCTCGTGGCGGCGGTTTTCATGGCGGCGATCGGCGTGCGGATGACGCTATGTCTGGCCGCCCTCGCATTGGCGCCGCTGGTGACGATCATCGGCTATGAAATGGTTGGCTATCGCCATCAAACGCAGGCGCTGCAACGCGTGACGGAGTGAGTGTGACGGAGTGAGACAGGGCGACCAACGGATGAGACTGCGCGTCTAACGTTCGGCGCGACGCGGGCATACTCTGGAGCGAACTCAACAGCACCAGGGAAACACCGTGCGCGCGCTCCCGTCGATGATCTCCGTTGCTCTGGCGCCCATTGCTCGCAAGGCACGGCCAGTCGTGGCTGCCTTGCTGGCTTTGGCCGTCACCGCCCTGGCTCTGCCGCATCAGGGCTTGGCGCAATTCGACGATGCGAGCGGTGTCTGGTCGATGGTGGTTACCGACCGCTTCGGCCAGAGGCAACGTTGCCAGTTGGAGCTCTCGAATTCGAGCAGCATTCTCGGTGGCTATCGCGCCAATATTTCCGGCTGCGGCGGCGCGTTCATGTCGGTCTCGCAGTGGAAGATGAACAGGCGTGGTTTGACACTGAATGACATGTCTGGCCGTTCGCTGATAACGCTGCGACGTTCCTATGGCGGTTTCTCCGGTCGCAGCAGTTCTGGCCAGTCTGTCTGGCTGCGCGGCGGCCAGTCGATGTCTTCGTTTGGTGAGGCATTTGGGCCATCGGTGGCGCCTCCCATCATGCCGGCGCCGAGGGGGTGTTCCATCTACTACGGCTTGTCGCAGCGTTGCGCGGCAGACGATGATGTTTATGCGCCTCGCTTGGCTCCGGGACAGGCTCTCTCCGTGCGGCTCGTCTCTCCTGCCAATCTACGGCGGGCGCCGGGGCTGAACGCACCGTCCCTTGCAACTATGCCGCTCAACGCCTGCGTGGTTGCCGATGCCTGCGGACCACAAGCCGATGGCGCGGAATGGTGCCGCGTGCGCTACGGTGATCAGACCGGTTATGTGGTGAAGGTTTTCGCGCGTGGAGGACGGCGCTACATCCTGTTCTCGAATGCGTGTTCATCGCCGTGAAGCAGGCCGGCCGCCAAGATGCGGGTCAGGCGGATCGCGATCTTGTGCCGAGCGTGGGATCCCTGAACTGGCTTGGCGCCGCGCCAAACCGGCGTTTGAACATTTTGTTGAAGCTTGACTGATCAAGAAAGCCACAGCGGAAGGCAAGGTCGCTAATCGAAGCCGAGGGCTCGGCACTCAACAATTCTTTGACGGATTCGAGACGAGAGTCCCTGATTGTTTCGACAACGCCTGCGCCCTCCCGTTCGAAATGGCGATAGAGCGTCGCCCGGGAGCAGCCGAGCGCTGCGGCGAGGTCGTCTGGTGACAGATCGGGTTCGCTGAGCCGCTCGGAGATTTGGCGACGTGCCGCCGCCATGAAGGCAGCCCCTTCAAGCCTCGGAGGCGCGAGAGGGTCCGTTCGCAGCAGAAGCAAGGCAAGTTGTATCGCCACTTCGATGACGTCGCTTTGTTCGGCTTGCGCGAGCCGCGGCGCTTCGGCGGCCAAGAGACGGAGATGCGATGCGAAGAGTGTGGTGAAACTGGATCTGGCTCTGAAAATCTCGCCGGATCTCATCTTGGCTCTATCGCCCAAAATATCGATGGCGTGCCGCCGGTTGATCAGGAGCCCGAGCTCGCGATGCGGCAGCCATTCGGCGCGGATCGGTTGGCTGAAATCAACGATATAGATATCGCCAGGCCGCAACGCGAACCGTCGATCGCCGAATTCGAGATTGGAACAGCCGTCGACGATCAGGCCGATATAAATCTCCTCGCCGCCGTCCCGGGCGCAGCGCTCCCGGGAGCGCTCGACATAGAGCAGGTCCGAATAGTGATCCCAGAATTCACCGTTACGGGCGAGCGAGCGGCGCAGCCGCGCCTGGAACGGCTTGTCCGATGGGGCGGTTCGCTCGACCTCCATGCGTTTCAGCACCGTTGCGCTCCAATAGCGCAAGGTGTCGTTCGGTGACAAACCGTTGGTGTTGAATTCCATCGTGAACTGTTAGCCCGCCGCCATTTCGAGGAATCATCGTCAAGTATTGTCGTTTCGCAAGAGGGGTCAAGACCGAGGATAAAGGGAGCGCAAAGGCTTTCCGTAAAATGCGACCGATCGGTATGAGACGGGGCGACCAATCGTGATGAGACCTGCAGGCTAACAGGGCAGTTGCCCGCGCAGATATGCAACAAGCATCGCCAGAACCGGGCGTGGCGAGGGCGATGTTATGCGCGCCGTGTCCCGCACAGGCGATCGATCCATATGCGGACCATCATCGCGAGTAGGGTGAAACATGAGGATGACAGTTTTGCTGGCCGGCGCCATCGCCGCCAGCGTCAGCGGGACGGCTTGGGCGGCAGATCTACCCGTTCGGACCACAGCGATGCCGGCTATCATGGCGTATAATTGGGCGGGCATGTATGTCGGTCTGAATGCCGGTTACACCTGGAGCCAGAACCGGACGCGCTACAACTACGCACTGAGTGGCGCCGCCGATGCTGCCGATATCGCCGAGTTCAATGCGGCTGGCCTGGTGCCGTCGAGTTTCGGTGGCGCCCGTGGCGGTTTCACCGGAGGCGCCCAGCTCGGCTATAATTATCAGTTCGGAACATTGTTGTTCGGGCTTGAAGGCGATCTCCAATATCTCGACTCGAAACGCTCAGCGAGCCAAAGCTTCAGTTTTGTCGATGCCACGGACAATATATCGATCGTGACTGGCGCGCGGTCGCGTCTTGATTGGCTGGGCACTGTGCGGGCGCGCGCTGGCCTGACCTTTGATCGCGCACTGATCTACGCCACGGGCGGTCTGGCCATCGGTCGAGCAAAGGACGGAACGAGCATTTCGTCGACGGGTGTTAGCAATGGCGTTCCCTATGTCGGCATCTGGCGCGGCGAGAGGACCGGGACGCGTGTCGGATGGGCGCTCGGTGGTGGCATCGAATATGCCATCACACAGAGCCTGTCGCTCAAGGCTGAGTATCTCTATTACGACCTGGGAACGACGCGCTATGCCGTCGCCGGCTCATCTACGGATCCCGCTGAAGGCTTCCTGGGTGGTGTCGCGAAAGCGAAGCTGAACGGCAGCTTGGCCCGTGTCGGTCTCAACTGGAAATTCGCGGCCTATTGACGGTAGTGAAGTTCTCCTTCTCGCGCGTGGCGCGAAGCTAACGCGAGAGGGTCTTAGCCTATAACGCAACGCCGCTAGCGGCGTCGCGTTCCATGAAAGCAGTGTCGGCATCTTTCCGCGCATGCTGTAGCCAACAAGTGCGACGCACAAAACATTCGGTGCACGAGCTCTTGCTGGATGTCAGGCCATCGAAGCCACGTAGAGGCTCCTTTCGTACCTTGAGCCAGGCGGAACCAAACATCGCGGACTCAGTTGTTATTGGTAATCACCATTGACGGAGGCTGACATGGGCCGTGGAATTTTGCTTTGGCTGCTGGGTGTTCCGATCCCGATTATCATCCTGCTTGCTTTGCTCGGGCGCTGAGGAGGATGAGATGAGCCAAGTCATTTCTGATCGTGCAGTCTCCACAACGTCCGCTGCCTCCGCGGTTGCATCTGCCGTCTCTTGGGCGGCGGTGTTGGCGGGTTCGGCTGCTGCGGCGGCCTTTGCTTTGGTCTTGCTCACACTCGGTGTTGGGCTAGGCCTCTCGGCTGTGTCGCCCTGGGGCAGCTCGGTGTCGGGATCAACCTTCAGCTGGCTGGCCGTGGCGTGGCTTCTTGCCGTAAATCTTTTTGCCTTCGGCCTCGGCGGTTATCTGGCCGGTCGTCTGCGGACGCGTTGGACGGATTTGCATCAAGACGAGGTCTATTTCCGCGATACGGCGCACGGCCTGCTGGTCTGGTGCGTCGGTATGATCTTAAGCGCCTGTCTGATCGCCTCAGCTATCACAGGAACCGTGTCGACCGCGGCTACCACGGCGTCATCCGCTGTTGCGAACAATGCGACGTATTTTGTTGATACGCTGCTGCGCTCCGATCGAGATGCTGGGAATTCGGAACAGAGCCGGAATGAGATTGGTCTGATTTTCGGCAAGCTTCTCAGCAATACCGGCGTCACGACTGATGATCGGACCTATGCGGCGCAACTGATCGCGCGGCAGACTGGGCTGAGCCAAAGCGATGCGGAACAGCGTTTGTCGCAAACGATTGATCGAGCCAAGAGCGCGGCGGAGGCAGCTCGTAAACTGGCCTTGCAAACGGCCCTATGGGTTTTCGTCGCCATGCTGATCGGCGCCTTCACGGCAAGCTATATGGCAACCGTGGGCGGAGAGGCGCGAGACGAGGACTGAACCTCGCTTCACGCCGTTAGTAGGAAGACGATTGACATCAATGACCAGCCGCCCGTGGCGGCAGCCAGCGGGCGATGGCGACCTCGACAAGTTCAACCACCGCATAAACGCCTAGGCCCAGGAACGAGAGCGCAAACAGGGCGGCGAAGGCCAGTGGCGTGTTGAGCTGTGACGTGGCGCTCAACAAGAGATAGCCAAGGCCGCTGCTTGAACCCATGAATTCGCCGATGACCGCGCCGATGACCGCCAAGGTGATCGCGACTTTGGCGCCGGTAAGCACGAACGGCAGCGCGGCGGGGAATTGCACCTTATAGAAGATCTGCCAGGGCGAGGCTTTCAGACTGTGCGCCAATTGGATGAGTTCACGCGGGGTCGAACGCAGACCGGCGGCGGTATCGATGATGATGGGAAAGAAGGCCACCAGCCAGACGATGGCGAGCTTTGATTCGAGGCCGGTGCCGAGCCAGACGAGAACGATCGGCGCCAGCGCCACCTTCGGCACCGATTGCAGCGCGACCAGCAACGGATAGAACATCAGGTTGAGCGGCCGCGAATTGGCGATCGCCACGGCCAGCGGCAGGCCGACAGCCATGGCGAGGGCGAAGCCGAGCACGGTTTCGACCAGCGTCACCCAGCCTTCGCGCATCAGCAGGCCAAAGCTATTGGCAAACGCGATGGCCACTTGATCAGGCGCCGGCAGAACGACTTCTGGAATCTTGAGCAGCCAGCAGGCCAGAGCCCAAACCGCGACAATAATGACAACGCCGGCGAACGGATAGCCGATCCGGGAGAGCATAGTGTTGTCGAACATTCTCAATGCTCCGAGCTTGACGCAGTCAACAAACCAAGGACTTCGCTGGCGCGGCGTTCAGCCTCAATGAATTCGGGCGTAAAGCGGCTGGCCTGATTGCGGGGCCCTGGAATATTGATCTGGAACTCGGCGCTGACGCGCGCCGGCCGGCGCGTGAACACCACCACCTTGTCGGAGAGGTAGATCGCTTCCGAAATCGAATGGGTGACGAACAGGACCGAGGCGCTTGTCTCGGCTTTGATCTTGAGCAAGAGGTCGTTCATGTCGAGGCGCGTGAACTCGTCGAGTGCGCCGAACGGTTCGTCCATGAGCAGCAGCTTCGGCTTGTGGATCAGCGCCCGGCACAGCGAGACACGTTGCTGCATGCCGCCTGAAAGCTCGTGCGGCCGTGAATTGGCGAAGGCGTGAAGTCCGGTGATCTGCAGAAGCTGCTCAGCCCGCGCCTTCGCCTGAGCATCGTTGCGCCCGAGGATTTCCATGGGAAAGAGGACGTTCTGCAGCACCGATCGCCAGGGCATCAGGCTGGGCTGCTGAAAGACAAAGCCGTAGTCGGGATAGGGGCCATCCACTTCGCGGCCGCCGACCTTCACTGAGCCGGATGTCTTCGAGGCGAGGCCGGCGACGATCGTTAGGAGTGTTGTCTTGCCGCAACCGCTTGGGCCGAGCAGCGCGACGAACTCACCTTCGTTGAAGCTCAGACTTGCCTCGTCGAGTGCGACAACTTCCTTTCCCTTGCTTCCGAAAACTTTGCGGACATTCGCGATCTCGACGAAGCCCATTCCATTCCTTTCTAGCAGCTCCACGAGAAATCGCGGACAGCACAGCGTTTTAGAACAAAGCATTCAGCTTGAATGTCTACTGAAATATCTTATGATGTCTCTGTGGTCAATGGCAGCCGGCAAGCCGCGCGGCACAAGCCCGAAAGAGCAACCAGAGGAGATCGCGATGTTGAAAAAACTTGCCGGTGCAATCACGCTTGCGGTGCTGGCCGCGGCGCCAACCGGTGCGGTGGCAGCTGATACCAACGTCAAATTCATTCTCGATTTCATCAGCCTCGGTCGCCACGCGCCTTGGTATGTTGCGCTGGAGAAGGGCTATTTCAAAGAAGAAGGCCTGAACGTCGAAATCATGCCTTCGAAAGGCACTGCCGATGCCATTCGCGGCGTCGTCACCGGCATGGCGCAGATGGGTTTCATCGATGTGCCGAGCCTTGTGGCTTCGGGGAAAGCCGGTAGCGACGTCAAGATCGTCGCCAGCAGCTATGTGGAGGCGCCCTACTGCGTCTATTCCCTTAATCCCGGCGCCAATGTCACCAAGCCGGCGCAGCTCGAAGGCTTGAAGTTCGGCTCCAGCTCGGCCTCCTTCGTGCCGCAGATCTGGCGCGCCTTCATGAAGATGAACGGCCTGGACGGTTCGAAGCTTGAAATCGTCAATATCGATGCGGCTGCCCGCGTGCCCATGCTCGCGGCCGGACAGGTTGGTGGTGTCGATCAATTTCTGATGGCGGCGCCCGCCATTCGCCGCGCCGCGCCGGGCAAAGAGGCGGTGTGCCTGTTCGCCGCTGATTATGGCCTGGATCTCTATTCCAATTCGATCGGCGTGAAGAAGAGCTTCCTCGATCAAAATCCGGAAGCGGTGCGCGGCTTCGTGCGCGCGGCGCTGCGCGGCTGGCAATATACGCTGGCCAATCGTGATGAAGCGACCGCTATCATGGTCAAGAACGTGCCGGCTCTCGATCGCGGCATCGTGCGCGAAGAAATCGATCTGCTCGAGCGCATCGGTGTCAATGCCGACGTGAAAGCCAATGGCTTCGGCAATATCGTCCCGGCCAAGATGGCCAAGACATTCGAGTTCATCAATTCGAACGTCGAGGTTGCCGGCGGCAAGCTCGAAGCGGACCAGACCTTTGTGCCGGGCTTCCTGCCGAAAACGCCGATCCTGCCGGCACAGAAATAATTCAAAGACAGCTGACGGCAAAAAAGAATCCCCGGAGCTTGCTCCGGGGATTTTCATTTTAGCAAGGTACCGTCCGTCATTGCGAGAAGCGTAGCGACGAAGCAATCCAGGGGCGTGGTATAACGTTGTAAAATGCCTCTGGTGCAGGTCGATTTGCGTCTATGGCTCTATCCTTGGCTCCTGGATTGCTTCGCCGCGCTCGCAATAACGGCGGAAAGCCCTCAGGCTTTCGGCACAACCTGCTTAAACTCGATCAGCACGTTTGAATAAATGCCCTTGCTGGCATTCTCCAATTCATGGGGAATGCCGGGCTCCCGCCACATCACTTCGCCGGGCGTTTCCTTGGTTTCGCGGACGCGGCCATCGGAAAAGCGCATGATGTTTTCGCCAGGCGTCAGCGGCACGATCAGATAATGCATGTCGTGCTTGTGCCACGGCTGAATGCCGCCGGGATCGAGCTTGAGCCGCCAGACGCGGATCGTCTCGTTCTCGAAAATAACCTCGTCGCCAATCGCACCTAGAATGGTGCCTTCGGGCATGTGGACTTCGCTCATTATTTATCCCCTTTGCAGGTGAAGCGTGCCAGCAGGCGCGCCGGGTTTTCGCTCAGATATCTTTTGCGGCGCTCCGCCGAGAAGTCCGCCAGCTGTTGTTGCGGCTCGATCAGTCCCATTGGGAACGGCCAGTCGGAGCCGAAGACGACATTCTCGGACCCGAAGGTGTGATCGGCAAGTTCGGCCGCGGCCTCGCTGTGGCAGATGCAATCGACATGGATGCGTTTCATCAACGTCGAGGGCAGGGCGCGTTTGGTGTCGATATCGGGGCGCGCCGTGGCATGGCCGCGATCCCAGCGGCCGGCGACCGTCGGTAACAGGCCGCCGCCATGGGCAAAGCAGGTCGTGATATGGGGGTGGCGTTCGAGCACGCCCGAAAAGATCAGATGCGCGAGGGCGACCGTGGTTTCGTAGGGGTTGCCGAGGAGATTGGTGAGATAGAAGGATTGCAGCCGTCCGTCGGCGCATTCACCGGGGTGAAAGAACACGAAGGCGCCGGCCGCATCGAGCGCCTGCCAGAGCGGTGCGAAGGCGGCATCGCCCAAGGTGCGATCGTCGCCGGTTCCCGTCGGCATGGCGAACAGGACATGGCCGCGACCGATCCACTCTCCGGCAATCTCGGCGGCCACCGCCGGGTCTTCGATCGGCAGATGCATCAACGCTGTGAATTTGCCATCAGACGCCGCGGC from the Beijerinckia sp. 28-YEA-48 genome contains:
- a CDS encoding glutathione S-transferase N-terminal domain-containing protein — protein: MLLRGTTSSPFVRKVRIAAQHLKLDSQISLVTVDALNAVESIGPDNPLRKIPVLRLDNGRRLYDSRVILEYLDHLAGGDRLLPKDWDKRLDALTLQALGDGILDAGVLVVYEGRHRPAEIHHEPWLAYQRGKIERGLEAFATAPPDPTHFTVGTLALACALGYLDFRKQVDWRATQPTLVAWLDRFRAAVPAYDLT
- a CDS encoding AbrB family transcriptional regulator is translated as MTAGKRSDYTAPGILGEAFTVAVGALGGLTFAWLNVPGGAMSGSVVAVALLSVVGWATSISAPLRYLAMGVIGTAIGSVVGPDTFSHIAAYPASIALMAICVVMMTLASTAVWVWLMGWPRSMAMLASVPGSMSYIVSVSMSMGADAARIAVVQMSRVIFLATVLPWIIVHEVGGDFAALATLTIDPPLAIALSLGAGFAVGGLFAYFNITGGMILGSMIASGMLHYFGIAPGRSPSWLMNIGQCLLGAWVGSRFVDFDWSLFARICLGTVMALAAMLAVSMLFATMATHLLGVPFGAALIGYAPGSQEVMVVLALVLGVDPVFVAAHHLARYFLISLCLPFLVSWMRKNEGR
- a CDS encoding low temperature requirement protein A, producing the protein MTEPRSDAEPHSIAEAPAHRATAMRGRDRHEDHRTATPLELLFDLTFVIAFGIASAQFAHQLAEGHYQAGLIGFSFAMFAVCWAWVNFSWFASAYDNDDWIFRVTTMVQMAGVLILALGLPRMFKSIDGGPYLDNMIMVFGYVVMRLAMVFQWLRAATQDPARRKICLIYAVSIIVAQIGWVIQAIADISVLQSFLCGVPLIAIELLGPVLAERREGGTPWHAHHIAERYGLLAIIALGEGVVGTVATISAIVEQQGWSIDAVLICLAGTGLTFGMWWVYFTIPSAQVLHAHRERCFVWGYGHMFIFAAIAATGAGLHVAGLYIEHKAHISALATMMTVAVPVGLYLLMLYLLYTYLMQEFDRFHFGLIAGTAVVLVAAVFMAAIGVRMTLCLAALALAPLVTIIGYEMVGYRHQTQALQRVTE
- a CDS encoding SH3 domain-containing protein, with the translated sequence MRALPSMISVALAPIARKARPVVAALLALAVTALALPHQGLAQFDDASGVWSMVVTDRFGQRQRCQLELSNSSSILGGYRANISGCGGAFMSVSQWKMNRRGLTLNDMSGRSLITLRRSYGGFSGRSSSGQSVWLRGGQSMSSFGEAFGPSVAPPIMPAPRGCSIYYGLSQRCAADDDVYAPRLAPGQALSVRLVSPANLRRAPGLNAPSLATMPLNACVVADACGPQADGAEWCRVRYGDQTGYVVKVFARGGRRYILFSNACSSP
- a CDS encoding helix-turn-helix domain-containing protein, translated to MEFNTNGLSPNDTLRYWSATVLKRMEVERTAPSDKPFQARLRRSLARNGEFWDHYSDLLYVERSRERCARDGGEEIYIGLIVDGCSNLEFGDRRFALRPGDIYIVDFSQPIRAEWLPHRELGLLINRRHAIDILGDRAKMRSGEIFRARSSFTTLFASHLRLLAAEAPRLAQAEQSDVIEVAIQLALLLLRTDPLAPPRLEGAAFMAAARRQISERLSEPDLSPDDLAAALGCSRATLYRHFEREGAGVVETIRDSRLESVKELLSAEPSASISDLAFRCGFLDQSSFNKMFKRRFGAAPSQFRDPTLGTRSRSA
- a CDS encoding outer membrane beta-barrel protein, whose product is MRMTVLLAGAIAASVSGTAWAADLPVRTTAMPAIMAYNWAGMYVGLNAGYTWSQNRTRYNYALSGAADAADIAEFNAAGLVPSSFGGARGGFTGGAQLGYNYQFGTLLFGLEGDLQYLDSKRSASQSFSFVDATDNISIVTGARSRLDWLGTVRARAGLTFDRALIYATGGLAIGRAKDGTSISSTGVSNGVPYVGIWRGERTGTRVGWALGGGIEYAITQSLSLKAEYLYYDLGTTRYAVAGSSTDPAEGFLGGVAKAKLNGSLARVGLNWKFAAY
- a CDS encoding ABC transporter permease encodes the protein MFDNTMLSRIGYPFAGVVIIVAVWALACWLLKIPEVVLPAPDQVAIAFANSFGLLMREGWVTLVETVLGFALAMAVGLPLAVAIANSRPLNLMFYPLLVALQSVPKVALAPIVLVWLGTGLESKLAIVWLVAFFPIIIDTAAGLRSTPRELIQLAHSLKASPWQIFYKVQFPAALPFVLTGAKVAITLAVIGAVIGEFMGSSSGLGYLLLSATSQLNTPLAFAALFALSFLGLGVYAVVELVEVAIARWLPPRAAGH
- a CDS encoding ABC transporter ATP-binding protein — encoded protein: MGFVEIANVRKVFGSKGKEVVALDEASLSFNEGEFVALLGPSGCGKTTLLTIVAGLASKTSGSVKVGGREVDGPYPDYGFVFQQPSLMPWRSVLQNVLFPMEILGRNDAQAKARAEQLLQITGLHAFANSRPHELSGGMQQRVSLCRALIHKPKLLLMDEPFGALDEFTRLDMNDLLLKIKAETSASVLFVTHSISEAIYLSDKVVVFTRRPARVSAEFQINIPGPRNQASRFTPEFIEAERRASEVLGLLTASSSEH
- a CDS encoding ABC transporter substrate-binding protein — protein: MLKKLAGAITLAVLAAAPTGAVAADTNVKFILDFISLGRHAPWYVALEKGYFKEEGLNVEIMPSKGTADAIRGVVTGMAQMGFIDVPSLVASGKAGSDVKIVASSYVEAPYCVYSLNPGANVTKPAQLEGLKFGSSSASFVPQIWRAFMKMNGLDGSKLEIVNIDAAARVPMLAAGQVGGVDQFLMAAPAIRRAAPGKEAVCLFAADYGLDLYSNSIGVKKSFLDQNPEAVRGFVRAALRGWQYTLANRDEATAIMVKNVPALDRGIVREEIDLLERIGVNADVKANGFGNIVPAKMAKTFEFINSNVEVAGGKLEADQTFVPGFLPKTPILPAQK
- a CDS encoding amidohydrolase family protein — protein: MTQPQAQIPLDVHAHLAPVVPERLARIDDVSWDAGKGVMIIDGHVVGMKPLFQPDALLQWMDKNGVAHAWISAPPPLYRQQLRGAQARAWAHYVNDGLRDIAAASDGKFTALMHLPIEDPAVAAEIAGEWIGRGHVLFAMPTGTGDDRTLGDAAFAPLWQALDAAGAFVFFHPGECADGRLQSFYLTNLLGNPYETTVALAHLIFSGVLERHPHITTCFAHGGGLLPTVAGRWDRGHATARPDIDTKRALPSTLMKRIHVDCICHSEAAAELADHTFGSENVVFGSDWPFPMGLIEPQQQLADFSAERRKRYLSENPARLLARFTCKGDK